The proteins below come from a single uncultured Dethiosulfovibrio sp. genomic window:
- a CDS encoding AAA family ATPase: MISTEKKLLDSIRSRDTLIFIETIEEEEAINLIRRTSFQLEQSSILWNPVEQFKDITPDNGTPAMRPMDNISDLNEMLSEIENYAGDAVFVLQDVSFFMNERTEPAVLANLIRRFKILKKQLKSTKKTICLIAPSFNLPPDLEEEFNIIALERPDKEKIRAIVMDFVSRQHEEDRLSPDPTVRDMIFDAARGLTADQTRSALARTLVSNGQLDGKAVSQILEQKKQIISRSGILEYFEADVTVDSVGGLDNLKSWLKKRKKAFNEDARELGLPEPKGLLVFGVPGGGKSLTAKAASNLWQMPLIRFDMGRIFGQFVGQSESNMRDALRVAEAVAPCIMWIDEMEKGFAGASGGHETTTRVLGNFLTWMQDKKSPVFVIATANDITSLPPEFLRKGRFDEIFFVKPPNDSERMEIFKIQMRKYKLSPDNFDLPQLVQFSKDRTGAEIEQCIIDAKYNAFDENRQPNTRDIINIISEATAIWGSFKKKIDSSKEYEQIIKLAKNASLEEKN; this comes from the coding sequence ATGATATCCACGGAGAAAAAGCTACTTGATTCGATCAGATCCAGAGATACCCTTATATTTATCGAGACAATAGAGGAAGAAGAAGCGATTAACCTCATACGTAGAACGTCCTTCCAGCTGGAGCAGAGTTCCATTCTCTGGAACCCCGTTGAACAGTTCAAAGATATAACCCCGGATAACGGTACTCCTGCCATGAGACCTATGGATAACATCTCAGATTTAAACGAAATGTTAAGCGAAATAGAGAACTACGCAGGAGACGCAGTTTTTGTGCTTCAAGACGTTAGCTTCTTTATGAACGAAAGAACGGAGCCTGCTGTCCTGGCGAACCTCATCCGTAGATTTAAAATTTTAAAAAAACAGCTCAAGTCCACAAAAAAAACCATATGTCTGATCGCACCTAGTTTTAACCTTCCACCAGATTTAGAGGAGGAGTTCAATATCATCGCCCTGGAGCGTCCTGACAAGGAAAAAATACGGGCTATTGTTATGGATTTTGTCTCCAGACAACACGAGGAAGATAGGCTATCGCCGGATCCAACGGTAAGGGACATGATTTTTGACGCTGCCAGAGGTCTTACCGCAGATCAGACCAGATCGGCCCTGGCTCGAACCTTAGTCTCCAATGGACAACTCGACGGTAAAGCGGTATCTCAAATTCTGGAACAAAAAAAACAGATTATAAGCAGGAGCGGAATACTCGAATATTTTGAAGCGGACGTTACCGTCGACTCGGTCGGAGGCCTGGACAACCTCAAATCTTGGCTTAAAAAAAGGAAAAAGGCCTTCAACGAAGATGCCAGAGAGCTAGGATTACCGGAACCTAAGGGTCTATTGGTGTTCGGCGTTCCCGGAGGCGGAAAGTCTCTTACCGCAAAAGCGGCGTCAAATCTTTGGCAGATGCCTCTCATCAGGTTCGATATGGGGCGTATATTTGGGCAGTTTGTCGGCCAGTCGGAAAGTAACATGAGAGACGCCCTGAGAGTGGCGGAAGCGGTAGCCCCCTGTATCATGTGGATCGACGAAATGGAGAAAGGATTTGCAGGAGCCTCAGGAGGCCACGAGACGACCACTAGAGTACTTGGCAACTTTCTAACGTGGATGCAGGACAAAAAAAGCCCTGTTTTCGTCATAGCCACAGCAAACGACATAACAAGCCTGCCACCGGAGTTCCTCCGCAAAGGACGGTTTGACGAAATTTTCTTCGTTAAACCACCGAACGACTCGGAGAGAATGGAGATATTCAAGATACAGATGAGGAAATACAAGCTATCCCCCGATAACTTTGATCTACCTCAACTCGTCCAGTTCAGCAAAGACAGAACAGGTGCGGAAATAGAGCAGTGCATAATAGATGCAAAATACAACGCTTTCGATGAGAACAGACAGCCAAATACAAGAGATATTATCAATATAATATCGGAGGCAACAGCTATATGGGGCTCTTTCAAGAAAAAAATAGACTCAAGCAAAGAATACGAGCAAATAATTAAACTAGCCAAAAACGCCTCCCTGGAGGAAAAAAACTAG
- a CDS encoding DUF3800 domain-containing protein, whose amino-acid sequence MKYYFDESGNWEELRRRESKRLVMCAVLFKDDQAFKDVDFEFKNIRADLNLTPFEFHATSLDERTRERVYSVMNSSLASGRVNAWAIRVNPEHLKKTRKKETDIYIEYASGLLSKIAMCDDRPEILSDMKFRGAYPSAVSELASNPSFRTNYRFLDDIMASYSPMETKISKKVDNISQRLERALKNRQSKDMAKVKDMIDSGSDVDVIKRYEFAELWLNWTERERSREKYREAILREIQGARRSLGMTDEISNVSLRFVDKNENNAGIQFADFMCNIIYKNFPARKFSQGSLENKIYDKCIIEEEHL is encoded by the coding sequence TTGAAATACTACTTTGACGAGTCCGGAAACTGGGAGGAGCTAAGACGACGGGAGTCAAAAAGACTGGTTATGTGCGCCGTCCTTTTCAAAGACGATCAAGCTTTTAAGGATGTCGACTTTGAGTTTAAAAATATACGAGCGGATCTAAACCTCACCCCCTTTGAGTTCCACGCGACATCTCTAGACGAGAGGACCAGAGAGAGGGTTTACTCCGTGATGAATAGCTCTTTAGCCTCCGGTCGAGTGAATGCCTGGGCGATTAGAGTCAACCCAGAGCACCTAAAAAAAACCAGAAAAAAAGAGACAGACATATACATAGAATACGCATCTGGTCTACTATCGAAAATTGCGATGTGCGACGATAGGCCTGAAATTCTCTCGGACATGAAGTTTAGAGGCGCATATCCCAGTGCCGTTTCGGAATTAGCATCAAATCCTTCATTCAGGACAAACTACAGATTTTTAGACGACATAATGGCCTCCTACTCACCTATGGAGACCAAAATAAGCAAAAAGGTAGACAACATAAGTCAAAGGCTAGAAAGGGCCCTTAAAAATCGTCAGTCCAAGGACATGGCCAAGGTAAAAGACATGATTGACAGCGGTAGTGACGTAGACGTCATAAAAAGATACGAGTTTGCGGAGCTGTGGCTAAACTGGACAGAGAGAGAGAGATCTCGTGAAAAATATCGAGAAGCGATTCTAAGGGAAATTCAGGGAGCTCGACGATCATTAGGAATGACCGATGAAATTTCCAACGTCTCACTCCGATTTGTAGATAAAAACGAAAACAATGCCGGAATACAGTTTGCTGATTTCATGTGCAATATAATTTACAAAAACTTTCCAGCCCGTAAATTCTCCCAAGGAAGCCTGGAAAATAAGATTTACGACAAGTGCATCATAGAGGAGGAGCACCTATGA
- a CDS encoding 4Fe-4S single cluster domain-containing protein: MVLWLSGCHFRCKGCIDPAQWHKESGNSISPSDLKDALSDLLESKAGITFSGGEPLLQAEALLDFINLIPKDMDKMLFTGFELNEMSSLQKEVRSRMDISIEGRYIASKSGDFLWRGSSNKELFSPTGKYDSKTLEQWGKSSSAGISVHLEDQSILFYGVPKKGALKELETQFKARGITLHRGLTT, translated from the coding sequence TTGGTACTGTGGTTAAGCGGATGCCATTTTAGATGCAAGGGATGCATTGACCCTGCACAGTGGCACAAGGAATCTGGGAATTCTATTTCCCCATCGGACCTCAAAGACGCTCTCTCCGATCTCCTCGAAAGCAAAGCAGGAATAACCTTTTCAGGTGGCGAACCTCTTCTGCAAGCAGAGGCCCTTTTGGATTTTATCAACCTGATACCTAAAGACATGGATAAAATGCTGTTTACGGGGTTTGAACTGAATGAAATGTCTTCCCTGCAAAAAGAGGTGAGATCTCGAATGGATATATCCATAGAGGGTCGTTATATCGCGTCTAAGTCCGGTGATTTTCTCTGGAGAGGATCATCTAACAAGGAACTGTTTTCCCCTACCGGCAAGTACGACTCTAAAACTCTGGAACAGTGGGGAAAATCGTCCTCTGCGGGAATATCTGTACATTTAGAGGATCAATCAATACTCTTTTACGGTGTTCCTAAAAAAGGAGCCCTTAAGGAACTGGAGACACAGTTCAAGGCAAGAGGAATAACGCTACACAGAGGACTTACTACATAG
- a CDS encoding IS3 family transposase (programmed frameshift), with amino-acid sequence MSSKYYSLDFKLEAVKRVHQGGERATDVAKELGINLNTLNGWIRRFRQKTASECPFPGSGNLSPEDEKMRRLEKENQDLKEEIEILKKAAGVLRQEPEVKRFEFIRTYRHQYRVAKLCRILEISRCGYYAWEKRPKSARAIENELILAEIKEIHQKSRRVYGVRKIRKALLRQGRIVNHKRVARLMKSNGLKSKVAKKTKITTKSDHPMPVAPNLLNRDFFAVKPGQKFVSDITYLWTDEGWVYIAAVMDLFGQRVLGLSMSESMTKELVIKAFDEAYRRSGKPSEGLIHSDRGSQYCSLAYQKMIERYGFTCSMSRRANCWDNAPMEAFWGKMKTEWLNGRRFRTREEARRSVFEYVEIFYNRQRLHASNGYLTPEEFHLKNKASY; translated from the exons ATGTCGAGCAAATACTATTCCCTAGATTTCAAACTTGAGGCGGTTAAAAGGGTCCATCAAGGTGGAGAAAGAGCAACTGACGTAGCCAAAGAGCTAGGAATAAACCTCAATACTTTGAATGGATGGATTCGCAGGTTTCGCCAAAAAACAGCAAGCGAATGCCCCTTTCCAGGAAGTGGTAATCTGTCTCCTGAGGATGAAAAGATGAGGAGACTTGAGAAAGAAAACCAGGATTTAAAAGAAGAGATCGAAATACTAAAAAAAGCGGCGG GTGTACTTCGCCAAGAACCAGAAGTAAAGAGGTTCGAGTTTATCCGCACCTACCGCCATCAATACCGGGTAGCGAAGCTATGCAGAATCTTGGAAATCTCCAGGTGTGGGTATTATGCATGGGAGAAACGCCCGAAAAGTGCTAGGGCCATCGAAAACGAGCTTATTCTAGCGGAGATAAAGGAGATTCACCAAAAGAGCCGACGAGTATATGGAGTTCGCAAGATAAGGAAAGCGTTGCTCCGTCAGGGCAGGATTGTAAACCACAAAAGGGTAGCCCGGCTAATGAAAAGCAACGGTCTAAAATCTAAAGTTGCCAAGAAAACCAAGATAACTACAAAATCAGATCATCCGATGCCAGTGGCTCCCAACCTTTTGAACAGAGATTTTTTTGCGGTCAAACCAGGACAGAAGTTCGTCTCGGATATAACCTATCTTTGGACCGATGAGGGTTGGGTTTATATAGCAGCGGTGATGGATCTTTTTGGGCAAAGGGTCTTAGGTCTATCGATGAGCGAAAGCATGACCAAAGAACTGGTAATAAAGGCTTTCGATGAGGCCTACAGGCGCTCAGGAAAGCCCTCAGAGGGATTGATCCACTCCGATCGTGGTAGCCAGTACTGTTCCCTTGCGTACCAAAAGATGATAGAGAGATACGGCTTCACCTGTAGTATGTCTAGAAGAGCCAACTGTTGGGACAATGCACCTATGGAGGCGTTCTGGGGCAAGATGAAAACCGAATGGCTAAACGGTCGCAGATTTAGAACTAGAGAAGAGGCCAGACGGTCGGTCTTTGAGTATGTCGAAATATTCTATAACAGACAACGTCTGCACGCATCTAATGGTTATCTGACACCGGAAGAATTCCATTTGAAAAACAAGGCTTCATACTAG
- a CDS encoding enoyl-CoA hydratase/isomerase family protein, which translates to MERKAVVTEIREGIGRITLNRPESMNTFSSELAKDLSDALEAMESNPEVVVVVLGGAGKHFSTGIDLKEFLSKEKHEIREFLRLMDRHNNVLFAMSKPVIASVQGYTLANGAGLALACDFIVAAENAVFGTTAINVGLICLEPGYQLSRWIGPKRALQYVLTGDFIPAEEALRLGIASQVVPLEKLEEATMAFAAKLAKKSPLALKTGKRGLQQMEGLTLERAIEAAGERFAALAATEDAREGLEAFLGKREPVWRGR; encoded by the coding sequence ATGGAGCGCAAAGCGGTTGTCACGGAAATTAGGGAGGGCATAGGCAGGATCACCCTCAACAGGCCTGAGTCGATGAACACCTTCTCAAGCGAGCTTGCAAAGGACCTCTCCGACGCCCTGGAGGCCATGGAGTCGAACCCAGAAGTCGTCGTTGTCGTCCTAGGCGGAGCGGGAAAGCACTTCTCCACAGGCATCGACCTGAAGGAGTTCCTGTCGAAAGAAAAGCACGAGATTCGGGAGTTTTTGCGGCTGATGGACCGACACAACAACGTCCTGTTTGCCATGTCCAAGCCAGTGATAGCCTCGGTTCAGGGCTACACCCTGGCGAACGGGGCTGGGCTGGCCTTGGCCTGCGACTTTATAGTGGCGGCGGAGAACGCCGTCTTCGGCACAACCGCCATAAACGTGGGGCTCATATGCCTGGAGCCAGGCTACCAGCTTTCCCGCTGGATAGGCCCAAAACGGGCCCTCCAATACGTCCTGACCGGAGACTTCATACCGGCGGAGGAGGCCCTGAGACTTGGCATCGCCAGTCAGGTGGTTCCCCTGGAGAAACTGGAGGAGGCGACCATGGCGTTTGCGGCAAAGCTGGCAAAAAAGAGCCCCCTTGCCCTGAAAACCGGCAAAAGGGGATTGCAGCAGATGGAGGGCCTTACCCTGGAACGAGCCATAGAGGCAGCAGGGGAGAGGTTCGCCGCCCTAGCGGCGACGGAGGACGCAAGGGAAGGTCTGGAGGCTTTTTTAGGAAAGCGGGAGCCTGTCTGGCGGGGGAGGTAG
- a CDS encoding transposase — protein sequence MCSPVDCTDSESTSLKSRKIRIYPDFEQRKTLRHWFGVSRYVYNRTVEYLKEPGTKANWMEIKLWLLKVLPEWCKGVPFQVKAIAVKDACQAVKSAKAKWKRTKQFSEVKYRSKKNPSQTIFIPKNSMNPTKGPYYTMLGEMHFSEVVPPPQGDCRLTYRSGRWFVTVPMETTTKTAESQGRVVAIDPGIRTFTTFYAPDCCGKIGTGDFSRIQRLCHHLDDLISRTYNEKDRNRRYRMKKAQARMRWKIRDLINELHHKAALFFIHNFDVIIIPKFETSQMSRRLTRKIRAKSVRSMLTFAHYMFQEFLKFKAWEHNKTVVHVNEAYTSKTCSWNGTIKKIGGAKFIKDDGVVVDRDYNGARGIFLRGLCDIQPSLEDE from the coding sequence ATGTGTTCTCCTGTAGACTGCACGGACTCCGAAAGTACAAGTCTCAAATCCAGGAAGATCAGGATATATCCTGACTTCGAGCAGAGGAAAACACTTAGGCATTGGTTCGGCGTTTCACGATACGTCTATAACAGGACGGTCGAATATCTCAAGGAGCCAGGGACCAAGGCGAACTGGATGGAAATAAAGCTCTGGTTGCTGAAGGTCTTGCCGGAGTGGTGCAAAGGTGTTCCTTTCCAAGTCAAGGCCATCGCGGTTAAAGATGCGTGTCAGGCTGTAAAGAGCGCCAAAGCCAAGTGGAAGAGAACAAAACAGTTCTCTGAAGTAAAGTATCGAAGCAAGAAGAATCCGAGTCAGACAATCTTTATTCCGAAGAACTCGATGAACCCGACCAAAGGTCCGTACTACACCATGCTCGGAGAAATGCATTTTTCCGAGGTTGTGCCACCTCCACAAGGTGATTGCCGTTTGACATACAGATCAGGAAGATGGTTCGTGACCGTGCCCATGGAGACCACCACAAAGACTGCCGAGAGCCAAGGCCGTGTGGTCGCCATTGATCCAGGAATACGCACGTTCACCACGTTCTACGCTCCTGACTGTTGCGGTAAGATTGGGACAGGGGATTTTTCGCGGATTCAAAGGCTATGCCATCATCTCGACGATCTCATTTCTAGGACATACAATGAGAAAGATAGGAACAGGCGATACCGGATGAAGAAGGCACAGGCCCGTATGCGATGGAAGATCAGGGACTTGATCAACGAATTGCACCACAAGGCCGCACTCTTCTTCATCCACAACTTCGATGTTATTATCATTCCGAAGTTTGAAACTTCACAGATGAGCAGACGACTGACAAGGAAGATTCGTGCTAAGTCCGTCCGAAGTATGCTTACCTTCGCCCATTACATGTTCCAAGAGTTCCTGAAGTTCAAAGCATGGGAACACAACAAGACCGTGGTACACGTGAATGAGGCGTACACATCGAAGACCTGTTCGTGGAATGGAACGATCAAGAAGATAGGTGGAGCGAAGTTTATCAAGGACGATGGTGTCGTGGTGGATCGCGACTACAATGGTGCTCGTGGGATTTTTCTCCGCGGGCTTTGCGATATTCAGCCTTCACTCGAAGACGAGTGA
- a CDS encoding IS607 family transposase, which produces MEGFCVVSKYITKLGKLAHILYSIGMRYYSVEQAAELSGFHPNTIRRWADNGTIPSFRTKGGHRRVCIDDYIKSPDAPSKEQVTICYCRVSSPKQRDDLDRQIEYMRERYPDAEIVKDIGSGINFKRKGLRAILERAMRGTVITLVVAYRDRLARFGSQIIEFVIQQSGGELVVLNEVSLSPEQELKTDLLTILHVFSCRLHGLRKYKSQIQEDQDIS; this is translated from the coding sequence ATGGAAGGTTTTTGTGTGGTATCCAAATACATAACTAAGCTTGGCAAATTGGCACACATACTTTATAGCATAGGCATGAGATACTACTCAGTAGAACAGGCAGCAGAGCTTAGCGGTTTTCATCCCAACACGATAAGGAGGTGGGCGGACAATGGCACGATTCCAAGTTTCAGAACGAAAGGGGGGCACAGACGTGTCTGTATCGACGACTACATCAAGTCACCGGACGCTCCCTCCAAAGAGCAAGTCACCATCTGTTATTGCAGAGTTTCAAGTCCAAAGCAACGAGACGACCTCGACCGGCAAATCGAGTACATGCGAGAGCGATATCCTGATGCGGAAATCGTCAAGGACATTGGTTCAGGAATCAATTTCAAACGGAAAGGATTGCGGGCCATACTGGAACGAGCGATGCGCGGAACTGTCATCACACTTGTGGTTGCCTACAGAGACCGTCTTGCAAGATTCGGGAGTCAGATCATCGAGTTTGTTATACAGCAGTCCGGTGGAGAACTCGTGGTTCTTAACGAAGTTTCACTCTCACCGGAGCAGGAGCTTAAGACCGACTTGCTTACCATCCTGCATGTGTTCTCCTGTAGACTGCACGGACTCCGAAAGTACAAGTCTCAAATCCAGGAAGATCAGGATATATCCTGA
- a CDS encoding GntR family transcriptional regulator yields the protein MRSRKKDQAYQAIKRMILSKEITEDHCLSENSLAQMLDMSRTPVREALLKLQSEGFVTVIPNRGAVINTVSVVEAREIYDMRMAIEEFVVRNLADKLTEDHFRTLDRLIAEQERACAAGDLDGYLKADSRFHDFFLQLYGNRAILEAILQVRQRFHTVGVSVLTTQKDIETSLDYHKEIVQALKDEDVERAVRTTHDHLKFGKTNLLK from the coding sequence TTGAGGAGCAGAAAGAAGGATCAGGCATATCAGGCCATCAAGAGGATGATCCTGTCCAAGGAGATCACCGAGGATCACTGTCTGTCGGAGAACAGTCTGGCCCAGATGCTCGATATGAGCCGCACCCCCGTGAGGGAGGCCCTTTTGAAGCTCCAGTCCGAGGGCTTCGTCACGGTGATACCGAACAGAGGGGCGGTCATAAACACCGTTTCGGTGGTGGAGGCCAGGGAGATCTACGACATGAGGATGGCAATAGAGGAGTTCGTCGTCCGAAACCTGGCGGACAAGCTGACCGAGGACCATTTCAGGACGCTGGACAGGCTTATCGCCGAACAGGAGAGGGCCTGCGCCGCCGGAGATCTTGACGGATATCTGAAAGCGGACAGCCGTTTTCACGACTTTTTTCTCCAGCTCTACGGCAACAGGGCCATTCTGGAGGCCATCCTACAGGTCAGGCAGAGGTTTCACACCGTAGGGGTGTCGGTTTTAACCACCCAGAAGGACATCGAGACGTCCTTGGATTACCACAAGGAGATCGTCCAGGCGTTGAAGGACGAGGACGTGGAGAGGGCGGTCCGCACCACCCACGACCACCTCAAGTTCGGCAAGACCAATCTTCTCAAGTGA
- a CDS encoding thiamine pyrophosphate-dependent dehydrogenase E1 component subunit alpha, protein MCAKAIRKEPLVPVTAYDRDLLVELYRKMVSIRLFEQKVEHHFLAGDIPGFVHLYIGEEGIATGVMANMTKEDYIESTHRGHGHTVAKGADLNRMMAEIFGKRTGCCKGKGGSMHIADFSVGMLGANGIVGGGYTLAVGAGLASKLRGDDRVSAVFFGDGASNRGTFHEALNMAAVWNLPVLFVCENNQWASTTPTHTVNSVEDVADRAQGYGVPGYIVDGNDVFAVYEAAKEIIQSIRSGSGPVLLECKTYRIKGHFVGDPEKYRTKEEVQKMQETNDPITRFEAKVTEAGVMTDQELEEIHRQVEAAIEDAVRFALESPEPDPSELYEDLYV, encoded by the coding sequence ATGTGTGCAAAAGCTATTCGTAAAGAGCCGCTTGTCCCGGTTACTGCCTATGATCGGGACCTTTTGGTGGAGCTCTACAGAAAGATGGTGTCCATCCGTCTGTTCGAGCAGAAGGTGGAGCATCATTTTCTGGCAGGGGACATACCGGGATTCGTCCATCTCTACATAGGTGAGGAAGGAATAGCCACCGGGGTCATGGCCAACATGACCAAGGAGGACTATATCGAGAGCACCCACCGAGGTCACGGCCACACAGTGGCAAAAGGTGCCGACCTGAACCGCATGATGGCGGAGATATTCGGCAAAAGGACGGGATGCTGTAAGGGCAAGGGAGGCTCTATGCATATAGCGGACTTCAGCGTGGGAATGCTGGGGGCCAACGGCATAGTCGGAGGGGGCTATACCCTGGCGGTCGGCGCCGGTCTGGCGTCCAAGCTGAGGGGCGACGACCGAGTCTCGGCGGTGTTCTTCGGCGACGGGGCCTCCAACAGGGGGACCTTCCACGAGGCACTGAACATGGCGGCGGTTTGGAACCTGCCGGTGCTTTTCGTCTGCGAGAACAATCAGTGGGCCTCCACCACCCCGACCCACACGGTCAACTCGGTGGAGGACGTGGCGGACCGGGCCCAGGGATACGGCGTACCAGGCTATATAGTGGACGGAAACGACGTTTTCGCCGTTTACGAGGCGGCTAAAGAGATAATCCAGTCGATCCGGTCCGGTAGCGGCCCTGTCCTTCTGGAGTGCAAGACCTATCGAATCAAGGGGCACTTCGTGGGAGACCCTGAGAAATACAGGACCAAAGAAGAGGTCCAGAAGATGCAGGAGACCAACGATCCTATCACCCGCTTCGAGGCCAAGGTCACCGAGGCGGGGGTCATGACGGACCAGGAACTGGAGGAGATCCACCGCCAGGTGGAGGCGGCCATAGAGGATGCGGTGCGGTTCGCCCTCGAGAGTCCCGAGCCCGATCCGTCGGAGCTCTACGAAGACCTTTACGTGTAG
- a CDS encoding alpha-ketoacid dehydrogenase subunit beta has product MAETKNITFSQATLEAMQEEMARDDRVFVMGEDIARQGGIFGQFRGLPDSFGTERIRDTPITETAIIGAAVGAALAGMRPIADMHFADFMMVCGDEIYNQMAKVHYMFGGQKTVPMVLRAPDGLINQAAAQHSQSLEAIFQHIPGLKVVAPSNPADAKGLLKSAIRDDNPVIYFEHKALFNTKGDVPTDDYLTPIGKAKVVSEGSDVTMVSYSNCLQTVAKPVVEMASKEGISIELVDLRTISPIDKDTILESVAKTSRLVIVHEAVKQGGVGGEISAIVAEEAIDLLDAPILRFGAPFTPVAFARPLEQEYRLKPQAILEAIRKML; this is encoded by the coding sequence ATGGCTGAGACTAAAAATATAACCTTCTCTCAGGCGACCCTTGAGGCGATGCAGGAGGAGATGGCCAGGGACGACAGGGTTTTCGTCATGGGCGAGGATATCGCCAGACAGGGCGGAATCTTCGGCCAGTTTAGAGGGCTTCCCGACTCCTTCGGGACCGAGAGGATCAGGGATACCCCTATCACCGAGACCGCCATCATAGGAGCGGCGGTGGGAGCAGCCCTCGCTGGCATGAGGCCAATAGCGGATATGCACTTCGCCGACTTTATGATGGTCTGTGGCGACGAGATATACAACCAGATGGCAAAAGTTCACTATATGTTCGGAGGCCAAAAAACCGTTCCTATGGTGCTCAGGGCCCCTGACGGCCTTATCAACCAGGCGGCAGCCCAGCATTCCCAGAGCCTGGAGGCGATTTTTCAGCATATCCCAGGGCTGAAGGTGGTGGCCCCGTCAAATCCGGCGGACGCCAAAGGGCTTCTGAAATCGGCTATAAGGGACGATAACCCGGTGATCTACTTCGAGCACAAGGCCCTGTTCAACACCAAAGGGGACGTGCCCACCGACGATTACCTCACCCCAATAGGGAAGGCAAAGGTGGTCAGTGAGGGATCCGACGTCACTATGGTGTCCTACTCAAACTGTCTACAGACGGTGGCTAAGCCGGTGGTGGAGATGGCGTCTAAAGAGGGTATCTCCATAGAGCTGGTGGACCTCAGGACCATCTCCCCGATAGACAAAGACACTATTCTCGAATCGGTGGCGAAGACCAGCAGGCTGGTCATAGTCCACGAGGCGGTCAAGCAGGGAGGGGTCGGAGGGGAGATCTCCGCCATAGTCGCCGAGGAGGCCATAGACCTTCTGGACGCCCCTATCCTCCGGTTCGGAGCGCCCTTCACCCCTGTGGCCTTCGCCAGGCCTCTTGAGCAGGAGTACCGTCTGAAGCCCCAGGCCATCCTGGAGGCGATCAGGAAGATGCTCTAG
- a CDS encoding PPC domain-containing DNA-binding protein yields MAAFQSVVPEGTVKIVARLTPGTDLFEGIREICRHHEVECGALDTALGSLTSATVVCISPDESSPSGASYREPLNVKGPLELVSACGTIGTEGESGDLSIHVHGTVALDEAKAYYGHFVDDGRNRVLATVEIVITKFIGMRWIRGLDEETGFPLFKPEPHNRSGEDGGGRSR; encoded by the coding sequence ATGGCGGCCTTTCAGTCGGTGGTTCCAGAGGGGACGGTGAAGATCGTCGCCAGGCTAACCCCTGGGACCGACCTTTTCGAGGGGATCAGGGAGATCTGTCGTCACCATGAGGTGGAGTGCGGAGCCTTAGACACCGCCTTAGGAAGCCTGACCTCCGCCACGGTGGTTTGCATATCCCCCGACGAGTCGTCCCCCTCCGGGGCGTCCTACCGGGAGCCCCTTAACGTAAAAGGGCCTCTTGAGCTGGTCTCGGCCTGCGGGACCATCGGTACGGAAGGCGAGTCGGGAGATCTGTCGATCCACGTCCACGGGACGGTGGCGTTGGACGAGGCAAAGGCCTATTACGGCCATTTCGTCGACGACGGTCGCAACAGGGTCCTGGCCACCGTGGAGATAGTTATAACCAAATTTATCGGAATGAGGTGGATCCGAGGTCTCGACGAGGAGACTGGATTTCCCCTCTTTAAACCGGAGCCCCACAATCGATCGGGAGAGGATGGAGGTGGTCGATCACGGTGA